A section of the Methanosarcina mazei S-6 genome encodes:
- a CDS encoding mevalonate kinase, whose product MVSCSAPGKIYLFGEHAVVYGETAIACAVELRTRVRAELNDSITIQSQIGRTGLDFEKHPYVSAVIEKMRKSIPINGVFLTVDSDIPVGSGLGSSAAVTIASIGALNELFGFGLSLQEIAKLGHEIEIKVQGAASPTDTYVSTFGGVVTIPERRKLKTPDCGIVIGDTGVFSSTKELVANVRQLRESYPDLIEPLMTSIGKISRIGEQLVLSGDYASIGRLMNVNQGLLDALGVNILELSQLIYSARAAGAFGAKITGAGGGGCMVALTAPEKCNQVAEAIAGAGGKVTITKPTEQGLKVD is encoded by the coding sequence ATGGTTTCATGTTCTGCGCCCGGGAAAATCTATCTTTTCGGAGAACATGCGGTTGTTTACGGAGAAACCGCAATAGCGTGTGCAGTAGAGTTAAGGACCCGGGTGCGGGCGGAGTTAAATGACTCCATAACTATCCAGTCTCAGATCGGCAGGACAGGTCTTGATTTTGAAAAACATCCCTATGTCTCTGCAGTGATTGAAAAAATGAGAAAATCTATCCCCATAAATGGTGTTTTTTTAACTGTTGATTCCGACATTCCTGTTGGGTCAGGGCTCGGCTCATCTGCTGCTGTTACGATTGCAAGCATAGGAGCTCTCAACGAACTTTTCGGATTCGGGCTTTCGCTTCAGGAAATTGCGAAACTGGGGCATGAAATTGAGATAAAAGTTCAGGGTGCAGCGAGCCCTACTGACACCTATGTTTCTACTTTCGGAGGAGTCGTTACCATCCCTGAAAGGAGAAAGCTTAAGACTCCTGACTGTGGAATTGTTATAGGGGACACCGGAGTTTTTTCTTCTACAAAAGAGCTTGTGGCAAACGTCAGGCAGCTCCGCGAAAGTTACCCTGATCTTATCGAACCTCTTATGACTTCTATTGGCAAAATCTCCAGAATCGGTGAGCAACTTGTACTTTCCGGGGACTATGCTTCTATTGGCAGGCTTATGAATGTAAATCAGGGACTGCTTGATGCACTTGGAGTTAATATCCTTGAGCTTTCACAGCTTATCTATTCTGCAAGGGCAGCAGGAGCTTTCGGGGCAAAAATTACTGGAGCGGGAGGCGGTGGTTGTATGGTTGCGCTAACTGCACCGGAGAAATGTAATCAGGTAGCGGAAGCCATTGCAGGTGCGGGGGGCAAAGTGACCATTACAAAACCTACGGAACAGGGGTTGAAGGTCGATTGA
- a CDS encoding MEMO1 family protein has translation MEMRQPAVAGQFYPLRCENLENELKRCFEGLEIREQEVLGAVCPHAGYMYSGKVAAHVYATLPEADTYVIFGPNHTGYGSPVSVSRETWKTPLGNIDVDLELADGFLGSIVDADELGHKYEHSIEVQLPFLQYRFERDFKILPICMGMQDEETAVEVGNLLADLISESGKRAVIIASSDFTHYETAERAKEIDSEVIDSILNFDISGMYDRLYRRNASVCGYGPITAMLTASKKLGGSRATLLKYANSGDVSGDKDAVVGYAAIIVE, from the coding sequence TTGGAAATGAGACAGCCAGCAGTTGCAGGGCAGTTCTATCCCCTGCGTTGTGAAAATCTGGAAAACGAACTTAAACGGTGTTTCGAAGGACTTGAGATCCGGGAACAGGAAGTCCTGGGAGCTGTTTGCCCGCATGCCGGGTATATGTATTCCGGGAAAGTGGCTGCACATGTTTATGCGACTCTTCCTGAAGCCGATACCTATGTTATTTTTGGTCCCAACCATACCGGTTATGGTTCACCAGTATCAGTATCCAGGGAAACGTGGAAAACCCCACTTGGAAATATTGATGTTGACCTCGAACTCGCCGATGGATTTCTCGGAAGTATCGTTGATGCGGATGAACTCGGGCATAAATACGAACATTCTATTGAAGTCCAGCTTCCTTTCCTTCAGTACCGCTTCGAGCGGGATTTTAAAATCCTTCCTATCTGCATGGGCATGCAGGATGAAGAAACTGCAGTTGAGGTCGGAAACCTTCTTGCCGACCTTATTTCCGAAAGTGGTAAACGTGCAGTCATAATAGCGTCCAGTGATTTTACTCACTACGAGACTGCCGAACGTGCAAAGGAGATAGATTCCGAGGTCATAGACTCTATTCTGAATTTTGATATTTCAGGCATGTATGACAGGCTTTACAGAAGAAATGCTTCTGTCTGCGGATACGGGCCCATTACTGCAATGCTTACTGCTTCCAAAAAACTCGGTGGGTCACGGGCTACTCTGCTCAAATACGCAAATAGTGGCGATGTTTCCGGGGATAAGGACGCTGTTGTCGGGTACGCTGCAATTATTGTGGAATAA
- the rpsB gene encoding 30S ribosomal protein S2, with protein MEEIEQTGQEETGAQPLPEENVVAEAKPAPEKEAAVKTESVPVADDEAASAKEGSTSLVSIDEYLAAGVHIGTQQKTQDMMRFVYRVRTDGLYVLDIQSTDERIRVASKLLSHYDPSRILVVSSRQYGQHPARMFSRALGTRAMLGRFIPGSLTNPQIHGFFEPDVIIVTDPAGDAQVLKEASSIGVPVIALCDTNNLTSNVDLVIPTNNKGRKALSLVYWLLAREVSRLNNTPFNYEMTDFETPL; from the coding sequence ATGGAGGAAATTGAGCAGACAGGGCAGGAGGAAACCGGAGCACAGCCTTTGCCTGAAGAGAATGTCGTGGCTGAAGCAAAACCTGCACCTGAAAAGGAAGCCGCAGTAAAGACCGAATCTGTACCTGTAGCTGACGACGAAGCAGCTTCCGCTAAAGAAGGGTCCACATCCCTTGTATCTATTGACGAATACCTTGCAGCAGGTGTTCACATCGGAACCCAGCAGAAGACTCAGGATATGATGCGCTTCGTATACAGGGTCAGAACTGATGGGTTATACGTTCTTGATATCCAGTCAACAGACGAAAGGATCAGAGTTGCATCAAAACTGCTTTCTCACTACGATCCTTCCAGAATCCTTGTGGTATCTTCAAGGCAGTATGGTCAGCACCCTGCAAGAATGTTCTCAAGGGCACTTGGCACAAGAGCAATGCTCGGAAGGTTTATCCCGGGTTCCCTTACAAACCCTCAGATCCACGGTTTCTTTGAGCCGGATGTTATTATCGTAACCGACCCGGCAGGAGATGCCCAGGTCCTGAAGGAAGCTTCAAGCATTGGAGTACCGGTTATAGCACTCTGTGACACCAACAACCTGACCTCAAATGTGGACCTTGTGATTCCGACCAATAACAAGGGTAGAAAAGCACTTTCTCTTGTTTACTGGCTGCTTGCAAGGGAAGTTTCCAGACTCAATAACACTCCCTTCAATTACGAGATGACAGATTTCGAAACTCCGCTCTAA
- a CDS encoding DNA-directed RNA polymerase subunit K, whose product MVKENYTRFERARIVGARALQIAMGAPVLVEDDGRLDPLGVAIEELKAGVIPITVKRKKS is encoded by the coding sequence TTGGTCAAGGAAAATTATACCCGGTTCGAGCGTGCACGAATTGTAGGTGCAAGAGCATTGCAGATTGCAATGGGGGCTCCTGTCCTGGTTGAAGATGACGGGCGGCTGGACCCCCTGGGTGTAGCCATTGAAGAGTTGAAGGCCGGAGTTATTCCTATAACGGTTAAACGTAAAAAAAGCTAA
- a CDS encoding DNA-directed RNA polymerase subunit N produces MIPVRCFSCGKVISNYWDEYKRRVTDGEDAAAVLDDLGITRYCCRRMFLSHVELIDVLSPYQ; encoded by the coding sequence ATGATCCCAGTCCGATGTTTCTCATGTGGAAAAGTAATCTCTAACTATTGGGATGAGTACAAAAGACGCGTCACCGATGGCGAAGACGCTGCTGCAGTGCTGGATGATCTCGGGATCACCCGCTACTGCTGCCGCAGAATGTTCCTCAGCCATGTCGAACTTATTGACGTGCTTTCACCGTACCAGTAA
- a CDS encoding 30S ribosomal protein S9 gives MVKVINSSGKHKTATARATVMKGTGKVRINKIPLELYTPELAMMKISEPLLIAGKDVVSGLDINVDVRGGGIVGQANAVRTAVARGIVEWTNDTTIRDNFAAYDRNLLVSDSRQKEAKNFGGPGARSKYQKSYR, from the coding sequence ATGGTCAAAGTAATTAATTCATCTGGAAAGCACAAGACTGCAACTGCACGTGCAACAGTTATGAAAGGTACCGGTAAGGTCAGGATCAACAAAATTCCGCTCGAGCTCTATACTCCTGAGCTTGCAATGATGAAAATCTCAGAGCCTCTGCTTATTGCAGGAAAGGATGTTGTTTCCGGACTCGACATCAATGTTGATGTGCGCGGCGGCGGAATCGTTGGGCAGGCTAATGCAGTAAGGACTGCAGTTGCTCGTGGTATTGTGGAATGGACAAACGACACAACCATCAGAGACAACTTTGCAGCCTACGACCGCAATTTACTTGTAAGCGATTCCAGGCAGAAAGAAGCCAAAAACTTTGGTGGACCTGGAGCTAGGTCTAAATATCAGAAATCTTACAGGTAA
- a CDS encoding 50S ribosomal protein L13, whose amino-acid sequence MTVIDAKGLILGRLASSVAKQLLSGDEKVYIINAEKAIISGSRAATLREYRETRDRGATEFGPYFPKRPDRILKRTIRGMLPYKRARGRDAMSRLKVYVGVPYELKGAETTTIADADMRLLSSNKYVELGEVSQKMGSKF is encoded by the coding sequence ATGACGGTTATCGATGCAAAAGGGCTTATTCTGGGGCGTCTTGCAAGTTCAGTTGCAAAACAGTTGCTTTCAGGAGACGAAAAGGTTTATATCATAAATGCCGAAAAAGCCATCATTTCTGGCTCAAGGGCAGCCACTCTCAGAGAATACCGGGAAACCCGGGATAGGGGTGCAACGGAATTCGGGCCTTACTTCCCGAAGCGTCCGGACCGCATTCTGAAGAGGACTATTCGTGGCATGCTGCCCTATAAGAGAGCAAGAGGCAGAGACGCAATGTCCAGGCTCAAAGTCTATGTAGGTGTCCCCTACGAACTTAAGGGCGCTGAGACAACCACCATCGCAGATGCCGACATGAGGCTTCTGAGTTCTAACAAGTACGTAGAGCTTGGTGAAGTGAGCCAGAAAATGGGTTCAAAGTTCTAA
- a CDS encoding 50S ribosomal protein L18e codes for MGKKSLVKLTRKTNPRIVSLILTLKDRANVDSAPIWKDIAKRLEAPSRNYAAVNISKINRHTAENDVLLVPGKVLGAGLLDHPVTVAAVTFSESAVEKITEAGGKCLSVEEIMEANPKGSGIRIFR; via the coding sequence TTGGGTAAAAAATCACTGGTAAAACTAACAAGAAAAACGAATCCAAGAATCGTTTCCCTGATTCTTACCCTGAAAGATAGGGCAAATGTAGATTCTGCCCCGATCTGGAAGGATATTGCGAAACGTCTTGAGGCGCCGTCCAGAAACTATGCGGCTGTGAATATAAGCAAGATCAACAGGCACACTGCTGAGAATGATGTCCTGCTTGTCCCTGGTAAGGTTCTGGGTGCAGGTCTTCTTGATCATCCTGTTACCGTTGCGGCTGTAACATTCAGCGAATCTGCTGTTGAAAAGATCACTGAAGCCGGCGGCAAGTGCCTGAGTGTTGAAGAGATCATGGAAGCAAATCCAAAAGGGTCCGGTATCCGGATATTCCGCTGA
- a CDS encoding DUF2240 family protein, which produces MSFEQILDFISADAGINKQRLVSEINSMQERLSYLVDIRVVALIVAKKFGCNIERIHEKVSRTVLGFSDYA; this is translated from the coding sequence ATTTCCTTTGAACAGATCCTCGATTTTATTTCCGCAGATGCCGGAATAAACAAACAGAGGCTTGTCTCCGAGATCAATTCCATGCAGGAACGCCTCTCTTATCTTGTGGATATCAGGGTAGTTGCACTTATTGTGGCAAAGAAGTTCGGATGCAATATAGAAAGGATACACGAAAAGGTTTCCAGAACTGTTCTTGGCTTTTCCGATTACGCATAA
- a CDS encoding DUF2240 family protein, with amino-acid sequence MEELKHVVSAPFKKNLAASLTEKDFEFSLAFDLKWFSPKIASEVKARALESGLLSMKEGVIVPCFDVESVRLPHAFKPPENFLELKEKPGKPVSAGTHEVTVEILDSHNSSIRPQQGRNFL; translated from the coding sequence ATGGAAGAACTTAAACACGTTGTTTCAGCTCCTTTTAAGAAAAATCTTGCAGCTTCCCTTACGGAAAAGGACTTCGAGTTTTCCCTCGCTTTCGACCTGAAATGGTTTTCTCCGAAAATAGCTTCCGAAGTGAAGGCACGTGCCCTTGAATCAGGGCTGCTTTCCATGAAGGAAGGTGTAATTGTGCCCTGTTTTGATGTTGAAAGTGTCCGGCTCCCTCATGCTTTCAAGCCTCCTGAGAATTTTCTTGAGCTCAAAGAAAAACCCGGAAAACCCGTAAGTGCAGGGACCCATGAAGTAACTGTAGAAATATTGGACTCACACAACAGTTCCATACGTCCGCAACAGGGAAGAAATTTCCTTTGA
- the serA gene encoding phosphoglycerate dehydrogenase has product MKVLVSDSLSNEGLEILKEHFDIDVCTGLCEDELVEKIKGYDALVIRSGTQVTQRIIEAADNLKIIGRAGVGVDNVDVDAATKKGIIVANAPEGNMISAAEHTIAMMMSMSRNIPQANASLKAREWKRNKFMGVEVKGKTLGVIGLGRIGSEVAKRAAGLEMNLMGYDPFISEKRAMELGVKLATVNEIAKEADYITVHTPLIKETRNILDDEQFALMKKGVRVLNCARGGIINEEALARALESGKVGGAAIDVFVEEPPFSSPLLNFDNVIVTPHLGASTQEAQVNVAIDIAKEVVSVLTGGSAKNAINIPSVKPEAMAVLAPYIRLSELMGKIAGQLVDSNYEKVEIAYNGEISGKDTRPLTVSALKGLLEMAVGSGVNYVNAPILAKSRKIAVVESKSESAEEYSSTVSIRLSSGESTKMVAGTVVGDEPKIVSIDDDKVDIFPAGRMIFAKHINKPNVIGPCCMVLGKNNINISGMQVGRSEVGGVTMMVLNVDTDVSDAILDEVRQVPGILNAKLVTL; this is encoded by the coding sequence ATGAAAGTATTGGTCAGCGACTCACTCTCCAACGAAGGGTTGGAGATCCTAAAAGAACATTTTGATATTGATGTCTGCACCGGGCTCTGTGAAGATGAGCTGGTGGAAAAGATCAAAGGCTACGACGCCCTTGTAATACGCAGCGGTACCCAGGTTACTCAGAGAATAATCGAGGCTGCTGACAACCTGAAGATTATCGGAAGGGCAGGGGTCGGAGTCGACAATGTGGATGTGGATGCAGCCACAAAGAAAGGTATCATCGTGGCCAACGCTCCCGAAGGGAACATGATCTCGGCAGCAGAGCACACAATTGCCATGATGATGTCAATGTCGAGGAATATCCCTCAGGCCAACGCTTCCCTGAAAGCCAGGGAATGGAAGCGCAATAAGTTCATGGGCGTTGAGGTCAAGGGAAAGACCCTGGGAGTTATAGGTCTCGGAAGAATTGGGTCTGAAGTCGCAAAGAGAGCTGCAGGGCTTGAAATGAACCTCATGGGATATGACCCCTTCATCTCCGAGAAGCGGGCTATGGAACTTGGAGTCAAGCTGGCTACAGTTAACGAAATCGCAAAAGAGGCTGACTACATAACAGTACATACCCCACTTATCAAGGAAACCAGAAACATTCTTGACGACGAGCAGTTCGCCCTTATGAAGAAAGGAGTCCGGGTTCTTAACTGCGCCCGCGGAGGCATTATCAACGAAGAAGCCCTTGCAAGAGCCCTTGAAAGCGGCAAGGTAGGCGGCGCAGCCATTGACGTTTTTGTCGAAGAGCCTCCTTTCTCCAGCCCTCTTCTTAACTTTGACAATGTTATCGTAACTCCCCACCTCGGTGCCTCTACACAGGAAGCTCAGGTTAATGTTGCAATCGACATTGCAAAGGAAGTTGTTTCCGTCCTTACAGGCGGGTCTGCAAAGAACGCAATCAATATCCCCTCCGTAAAGCCTGAAGCTATGGCAGTCCTTGCCCCGTATATAAGGCTTTCAGAACTCATGGGCAAAATTGCAGGGCAGCTTGTGGACAGCAATTATGAAAAGGTAGAAATTGCATACAACGGGGAAATCTCCGGAAAAGATACCAGACCACTTACAGTTTCTGCTCTCAAAGGGCTGCTTGAAATGGCTGTTGGGTCCGGGGTAAATTATGTCAACGCTCCAATCCTTGCGAAGTCCAGAAAAATCGCAGTGGTAGAAAGCAAGTCTGAATCTGCGGAAGAGTATTCTTCCACTGTCAGTATCAGGCTCTCCAGCGGAGAATCTACAAAAATGGTCGCAGGAACCGTTGTTGGGGATGAGCCCAAGATAGTTTCCATCGATGATGACAAGGTAGATATCTTCCCGGCTGGTCGTATGATTTTTGCCAAACATATAAACAAACCGAACGTTATCGGTCCCTGTTGCATGGTCCTTGGGAAAAACAATATCAACATTTCAGGCATGCAGGTTGGCAGGTCGGAAGTCGGAGGCGTGACCATGATGGTTCTTAATGTCGACACCGATGTTTCCGATGCTATCCTTGATGAGGTCAGGCAGGTTCCGGGCATCCTTAATGCCAAGCTTGTAACCCTCTGA
- a CDS encoding RPA family protein, translating to MLKREIAKRVFAKEFEACRELDKSERPASETADSKSPNLLISPLGLILNRVFAVGVLTELDSIGLQNEMWKARIVDPTGAFTVYAGQFQPDASIFFSTVQVPAFIALTGKARIYEPEPGSVFVSIRAEEANVVDEEIRNRWVVDTAEQTTDRLEAFSDALASGYRGEILGECLLERGISEELAEGISIALERERAPQEFAKQLKASIREGLKSLNLESEDNEEAKADQKEFVLELLREMGGGKGIDYSAFVDAAVSRGIPEELVEEVVRSLLAGGQCYEPKIGIIRLVG from the coding sequence TTGCTTAAACGTGAAATTGCAAAGAGGGTTTTTGCAAAGGAATTTGAAGCCTGCAGGGAACTTGATAAATCCGAAAGACCTGCGTCCGAAACAGCCGACTCAAAATCCCCAAACCTTCTTATCAGCCCTCTTGGTCTTATTCTCAACCGCGTTTTTGCAGTCGGAGTGCTTACGGAACTTGACAGCATAGGCTTGCAGAACGAAATGTGGAAAGCCAGGATAGTTGATCCTACAGGGGCTTTTACGGTATATGCAGGGCAGTTCCAGCCTGATGCTTCTATCTTCTTTTCAACGGTCCAGGTACCTGCTTTCATAGCACTCACGGGAAAAGCCCGGATTTACGAACCTGAACCAGGCTCGGTTTTTGTTTCTATCAGGGCAGAAGAAGCGAATGTAGTGGATGAAGAGATACGCAACAGGTGGGTTGTTGATACCGCGGAGCAGACCACTGACAGGCTTGAGGCTTTTTCTGATGCACTTGCAAGCGGATACCGCGGAGAAATACTCGGGGAATGCCTGCTAGAGAGGGGGATTTCCGAAGAGCTTGCCGAAGGGATTTCCATTGCCCTTGAAAGGGAACGAGCCCCGCAGGAATTTGCAAAGCAGCTAAAGGCTTCTATTCGGGAAGGGCTTAAATCTCTTAATCTTGAATCCGAAGATAATGAAGAAGCCAAGGCTGACCAGAAAGAGTTTGTACTTGAACTGCTCAGGGAAATGGGAGGAGGCAAAGGAATTGATTATTCCGCTTTTGTAGACGCTGCAGTTTCAAGAGGTATACCCGAGGAGCTGGTGGAAGAAGTCGTCCGCTCTCTTCTTGCAGGGGGGCAGTGCTACGAGCCGAAAATAGGTATCATAAGGCTTGTAGGTTAA